Proteins from one Paenibacillus sp. genomic window:
- a CDS encoding YndJ family transporter, whose product MKSLITPTIPGGIITMIVFNLDYFQFNLVEKFLLFATFVIVPLVILLLGRDERDQHQRIMYVVIKLLQFPAALLALASVMSSKTWGLGNTALPGLLSLGWLLFTLMLCIYGLTMIMNHKGRTGEIAIGAGLVYFFIGGFWFALYQFQLDFFQANPATHALSSVHFHFSSAIVPIFIGVLGRVMTKKRWYPWVVAADLIGPILIAVGIMFSKPLEYIGVTLFACNITIYTTYLLAYLRKGPLHRKATFFLFLSCIAFYTIVVLSISYPLLKNAFSLTILDFIPIYGLLHAFGFVLCGLVGWVYMMDSLEKNPHVYET is encoded by the coding sequence ATGAAATCATTAATAACACCGACGATTCCCGGTGGGATCATAACCATGATCGTATTTAATCTAGATTATTTCCAATTCAATCTTGTCGAAAAATTCCTCCTGTTTGCGACTTTCGTCATTGTCCCTCTTGTGATATTACTCTTGGGCCGTGACGAAAGGGACCAGCATCAACGGATAATGTATGTTGTTATTAAACTGCTTCAATTTCCAGCGGCGCTTCTTGCTTTAGCCTCCGTAATGAGCAGTAAGACGTGGGGGCTGGGAAACACTGCATTACCAGGGCTTCTCTCCCTCGGGTGGTTGCTGTTTACCCTAATGCTCTGCATCTATGGCCTAACCATGATTATGAACCACAAGGGAAGAACAGGAGAAATAGCGATCGGCGCGGGGCTCGTTTACTTTTTTATCGGAGGTTTCTGGTTCGCCCTATATCAGTTTCAACTCGACTTCTTTCAAGCTAATCCCGCAACGCACGCACTGAGTTCGGTCCATTTTCATTTCTCGTCTGCGATCGTTCCTATTTTTATCGGTGTACTGGGACGGGTCATGACGAAAAAAAGATGGTATCCTTGGGTCGTTGCCGCCGATCTCATCGGACCCATTCTAATCGCTGTCGGTATTATGTTCTCGAAACCGCTTGAGTATATTGGTGTCACCTTATTCGCCTGTAATATAACGATTTACACCACTTATCTCCTTGCTTACTTGAGGAAAGGCCCTCTGCACAGGAAAGCAACCTTCTTTTTATTTCTTTCCTGCATTGCTTTCTACACGATTGTCGTCCTTTCCATTAGCTATCCGTTACTGAAAAATGCGTTTTCCTTAACCATACTCGATTTTATTCCGATTTATGGTTTGCTGCATGCGTTTGGTTTTGTTCTTTGCGGACTGGTCGGATGGGTGTACATGATGGACTCTCTAGAGAAAAATCCGCATGTTTACGAGACATAG
- a CDS encoding DUF2935 domain-containing protein, protein MEPPVQEGMPDTVEDPARFFPENRVLEPLPRAEVEPTQDDLFMRISGGRKLADWEFVERSLEENRFWMRVMMEHAFFLKITLPNEATEFLQLAEEFEASFAKQLHRALHETPANPSDVEKLNLDSIDLLTRAMEYKQNVFYRNVNGDFRGMNWTKTAEHIRREPLYVIKTLLRLNSKVERPLIEELVEDNEFFLKIMAEHGVFALHFLDPDEDDILDLARLMGDKFKVLTMQARNLEIEPPSKTAILSQLTIFRGSTLLFHGLMEEVHRLTQEKEIRGVADPNIIGHITREAGKYLTVLDRMEARIKNTPIPRRYEQ, encoded by the coding sequence ATGGAACCGCCTGTTCAAGAGGGGATGCCGGACACAGTCGAAGACCCGGCTCGCTTTTTCCCGGAAAACCGCGTGTTGGAACCCTTGCCTCGTGCGGAGGTGGAACCCACTCAGGATGACTTATTCATGCGAATCAGCGGGGGGCGCAAATTGGCCGATTGGGAATTCGTGGAGCGTTCCCTTGAGGAGAACCGTTTCTGGATGCGGGTGATGATGGAGCATGCCTTCTTCCTAAAGATTACCTTACCCAATGAAGCAACCGAATTTCTACAACTGGCCGAGGAATTCGAAGCCTCCTTCGCCAAACAGCTGCACCGTGCGCTTCACGAAACGCCTGCCAACCCGTCCGACGTCGAGAAGCTCAACCTCGACAGCATTGACTTACTCACTCGGGCTATGGAGTATAAGCAAAACGTGTTCTACCGCAATGTGAACGGCGATTTTCGCGGCATGAATTGGACCAAGACGGCAGAGCATATTCGGCGGGAACCGCTTTATGTGATCAAAACCCTCTTACGACTAAACAGTAAAGTCGAACGCCCGCTGATCGAGGAATTGGTGGAGGACAACGAGTTTTTCCTGAAAATCATGGCCGAGCATGGCGTATTCGCGCTGCACTTCCTTGACCCGGACGAGGACGATATTCTCGACTTGGCCCGATTAATGGGGGATAAATTTAAAGTATTGACCATGCAAGCCCGGAACTTGGAAATCGAGCCCCCATCGAAGACGGCGATTCTCTCCCAACTTACGATCTTCCGCGGGTCGACCCTGCTCTTCCACGGTCTTATGGAGGAAGTGCATCGCTTAACCCAAGAGAAAGAAATCCGGGGGGTCGCGGACCCCAACATCATTGGACATATCACCCGCGAAGCAGGGAAGTATCTAACCGTATTGGACCGTATGGAAGCGCGTATTAAAAATACCCCTATCCCGAGGAGGTATGAACAGTGA